In Corythoichthys intestinalis isolate RoL2023-P3 chromosome 4, ASM3026506v1, whole genome shotgun sequence, a genomic segment contains:
- the LOC130914749 gene encoding FAS-associated death domain protein-like → MMAAKLDIAANVIAENLGRNWRRLGRQLGLTETKLDSVSTRHPNDLDETARELLKEWRKNRGSEVCVKDLVRALRACHQNLTADKVEDAWMIPQ, encoded by the exons ATGATGGCAG CCAAGCTGGACATTGCCGCAAATGTGATTGCTGAAAACTTGGGTCGTAACTGGCGTAGATTAGGACGACAGCTGGGTCTGACCGAAACTAAACTGGATTCCGTCTCAACGAGACATCCGAACGATTTGGACGAGACTGCCAGAGAGCTGCTGAAGGAATGGCGCAAGAATCGTGGATCCGAAGTCTGCGTTAAAGACTTAGTTAGGGCTCTCAGGGCATGCCACCAAAATCTCACAGCTGATAAAGTGGAGGATGCCTGGATGATACCTCAATAG